In Silene latifolia isolate original U9 population chromosome X, ASM4854445v1, whole genome shotgun sequence, the following proteins share a genomic window:
- the LOC141618379 gene encoding receptor-like protein EIX1: MRTRLGGPPSYNAFKSLVFNKLWNSDSTFLHEYFYHFKPLKMTQYFQMNTWYQLIATVLPWLILSGHLCHPALGNKEISSVKCFEVERKALLQFKDGITLDQGGLLDSWRVDSDCCQWYGVHCSNYTGHVTMLRLQVSGFSNRYIEGKVSPSLCELKHLRHLDLGFNIFTPPIPSFLGSLTNLEYLNLTHAFEFDMNISSGNDSYSSHRQNLNWLLHLRLLRYLDLSGNSLSDTKNWIQIISKLPFLGVLRMDGCQLSVNIPSSFAHTNTSSNLRVVSLSGNELFNSSIFQWLFNLPGITTQLVYLDLSWNELKGPIPNYLGNLRHLSHLDLSNNQLEGPVPNDFSKLHHLSYLDLSYNQLKGSVPNEFGNLHHLSHLDLSNNNLEGHIPIEFQHMDSLSYLSLSNNNLQGSFKIFSRLCNFQQLDFSANNFTDEITNVIQALSSCENVTLLKLDLSRNHFWGAIPDSISSLTMLTELYLSGNQLIGKISKDIRQLTMLEKLDISSNSLEDTLTHAHFLNLSRLRELYLSDNPRLVIDIDASWVLPFQLDIISLRFCKLGLSFPKWLYMQTNFSYLDVSNAEISGTIHVSFWKSLSFKLQYLNMSYNQFSGLIPFLPNLDYSPDVVDLSSNLFEGAIPSGFTRASTLYLNGNRFSDSSYILCPKTITSLSEVDLSNNLLSGKLPDCWMNLESLSSLHLENNRFYGSIPKSIGTLNYLQYLHLHNNSFSGPIPASLENCASLAILNLGYNSFTGNIPPWIGNVQRLGAVILRKNNFIGEIPASLCQLSNLQILDVAMNHISGVIPRCISNVTAMTTNTSYGLFFAQASNNLGRVDITNGYETAIVTWKREEQNFKYSLRYVKSIDFSFNELSGEIPDGIYNLTGLVSLDLSNNNMSGSISAEIGQLTALELLDLSGNHLSGTIPDSLAQLSSLAILGLSNNNLSGKIPIGTQLQSFDANSYTGNPGLCGAPLLKCPGDQAELNAPNGNNSSTVQEKHEDYDLFLLGLYISVVLGFIIGFWGVCGTLVIKRSWRHAWFQLIQDAHDRFYEIALGIIPQAWKKPRR; the protein is encoded by the coding sequence ATGCGCACAAGACTGGGCGGGCCTCCATCTTACAACGCGTTTAAAAGTCTAGTCTTTAACAAATTATGGAATTCAGATTCAACATTTTTACATGAATACTTCTATCACTTTAAACCACTAAAAATGACTCAATATTTTCAAATGAATACCTGGTATCAGTTGATCGCCACTGTCCTACCATGGCTTATACTGTCTGGCCACTTATGCCACCCTGCCCTCGGGAATAAGGAAATCAGTAGCGTCAAGTGCTTTGAGGTAGAGAGGAAAGCCCTGCTCCAGTTCAAAGATGGCATCACACTAGATCAAGGTGGGCTGCTCGATTCTTGGAGGGTCGACAGCGATTGTTGTCAATGGTATGGGGTCCATTGCAGTAACTATACAGGTCATGTTACTATGCTCCGCCTTCAAGTTTCTGGATTTAGTAATCGTTATATAGAAGGTAAAGTGAGTCCCTCCCTTTGCGAGTTAAAGCATTTGAGACATTTGGACCTAGGCTTCAATATTTTTACTCCACCTATTCCTAGTTTCCTAGGTTCACTCACAAACCTAGAGTATCTTAATTTAACACATGCCTTTGAATTTGATATGAATATTTCTTCTGGAAATGATTCGTACTCTTCTCATAGGCAAAATTTGAACTGGCTTTTGCATCTACGCTTGTTGAGGTACCTTGACTTGAGTGGTAATAGTCTCAGTGATACCAAAAACTGGATTCAAATTATCAGCAAACTACCTTTCTTAGGTGTTCTTCGTATGGATGGGTGTCAACTTTCTGTAAACATTCCATCATCATTTGCACACACAAACACCTCATCAAACCTTCGTGTTGTTAGCCTTTCTGGAAACGAATTATTTAACAGTTCAATATTTCAGTGGTTGTTCAACTTGCCAGGAATTACTACTCAGCTTGTATATCTTGATCTTTCATGGAACGAGCTCAAAGGTCCCATTCCAAATTATTTGGGGAACCTACGTCATCTATCACATCTTGACCTCTCTAATAATCAACTAGAAGGTCCCGTTCCAAACGATTTCTCGAAACTACACCACCTTTCATATCTTGACCTTTCTTATAATCAACTAAAAGGTTCCGTTCCAAATGAATTCGGGAACCTACACCATCTTTCACATCTCGACCTCTCTAATAATAATCTAGAAGGCCACATACCAATTGAGTTCCAACATATGGACTCCCTTTCATACCTTTCTCTTTCCAACAATAATCTTCAAGGGAGCTTTAAAATCTTTAGTAGGTTATGCAACTTCCAACAACTCGACTTCAGTGCTAATAACTTTACCGATGAGATAACAAACGTCATCCAAGCTTTATCTAGCTGTGAAAACGTGACTCTTTTGAAACTAGATTTGAGTCGCAATCATTTCTGGGGTGCCATTCCTGACAGTATCAGCTCATTGACTATGCTAACGGAACTATACCTTAGCGGTAACCAGCTAATCGGCAAGATTAGTAAAGATATAAGACAACTTACTATGCTCGAGAAATTGGATATTTCTTCCAACTCTTTGGAAGATACTCTTACTCATGCTCACTTTTTAAACCTTTCAAGATTGCGCGAGTTGTATTTATCAGATAACCCAAGATTGGTGATAGACATTGATGCGAGTTGGGTTCTTCCGTTTCAGCTAGATATTATCAGTTTGAGATTCTGCAAGTTAGGCCTTTCTTTTCCAAAATGGCTTTATATGCAGACCAATTTCTCATACCTTGATGTATCCAACGCTGAAATTTCAGGCACCATTCATGTTTCTTTTTGGAAATCATTGTCGTTCAAACTGCAGTACTTGAACATGTCTTATAACCAGTTTTCTGGGTTGATCCCTTTTTTGCCAAATTTGGATTACTCGCCTGACGTAGTAGACTTGAGTTCAAATCTTTTTGAGGGTGCTATACCATCAGGGTTCACAAGAGCTTCAACATTATACCTCAACGGCAACAGGTTCTCTGACTCCTCTTATATCCTTTGTCCCAAAACCATAACCTCGTTATCAGAGGTTGACCTGTCAAACAACTTATTGTCTGGAAAGCTTCCAGATTGTTGGATGAACTTGGAGTCTTTAAGTAGTCTACACCTGGAAAACAACAGATTTTATGGAAGTATACCAAAATCCATTGGTACCTTGAACTACCTTCAATACTTACACCTACATAACAATAGCTTTTCAGGACCGATTCCGGCTTCATTGGAGAATTGTGCATCCCTTGCTATTCTGAATCTAGGGTACAATTCATTTACTGGAAACATACCTCCGTGGATAGGTAATGTTCAAAGGCTAGGTGCTGTTATCCTCCGGAAAAACAATTTCATTGGAGAGATACCAGCAAGCTTGTGCCAACTCTCAAATCTCCAAATATTAGACGTCGCTATGAATCACATCTCAGGAGTGATTCCAAGATGCATAAGTAATGTGACGGCAATGACGACAAATACAAGTTACGGGCTATTTTTTGCTCAAGCTTCAAATAATCTTGGTCGTGTTGACATTACTAATGGATATGAAACTGCAATTGTTACATGGAAAAGGGAAGAGCAGAATTTTAAATATTCATTGAGATATGTTAAATCCATTGATTTTTCCTTTAATGAGTTGAGTGGAGAAATCCCAGATGGAATTTATAATCTCACAGGACTGGTATCCCTAGACTTGTCAAACAACAATATGAGTGGAAGCATATCGGCAGAAATCGGTCAGCTGACAGCTTTAGAGCTTCTCGATTTATCAGGGAACCATCTATCAGGAACAATTCCTGATAGTCTTGCTCAACTAAGCTCTCTAGCAATCTTGGGTTTATCAAACAACAATCTCTCCGGAAAAATCCCAATTGGCACTCAGTTGCAGAGCTTTGATGCTAACTCATATACCGGAAACCCTGGACTTTGTGGTGCTCCGCTTCTGAAGTGTCCTGGAGATCAAGCAGAACTCAATGCACCAAACGGAAATAACAGTTCTACTGTCCAAGAAAAACACGAGGACTATGACTTGTTCCTCCTGGGGTTGTACATAAGTGTGGTGCTTGGATTTATCATAGGATTTTGGGGAGTTTGTGGAACTTTGGTCATCAAAAGATCTTGGAGACATGCTTGGTTCCAGCTCATTCAAGACGCTCATGATAGGTTTTATGAGATCGCTCTAGGTATCATACCCCAGGCGTGGAAGAAACCTCGACGCTGA